The proteins below are encoded in one region of Helianthus annuus cultivar XRQ/B chromosome 2, HanXRQr2.0-SUNRISE, whole genome shotgun sequence:
- the LOC110902671 gene encoding immune-associated nucleotide-binding protein 9 isoform X1 → MEGSSFEGDCEFYSPQTIVLVGRKGNGKSATGNNILGTKLFRSERSSSVVTTTCESKSTTLKDCRKINVIDTPGIDINCETEAEILGSCADTKFTEGIINMVGDGIHAFLVVLSIRSRFSTEEEAVIRSLLKLFGGKICNYMIFVFTGGDLLEKDDETLQGFLHDCPEKLKEFLRLCENRCVLFDNKTEDQTKRSDQVEKLFSVVDIMSRKNDWKLYTIEMFTEWKKETMEQAENSQALKESKQFNELEVSMRTDPMHNGQLKRIIEMVEPKMNERTLSLERQLAEERAARLKAEEDATVAQQKSDEEIRYIREQIEIATKSRRALRNLSEIKNALCVIL, encoded by the exons ATGGAGGGAAGTTCATTCGAGGGCGATTGCGAGTTCTATTCTCCACAAACTATTGTCTTAGTTGGAAGAAAGGGTAATGGGAAAAGCGCAACGGGAAACAATATTCTTGGAACAAAACTATTTAGATCTGAGCGTAGTTCATCTGTTGTAACAACTACCTGTGAGTCGAAATCAACAACATTGAAAGACTGCCGGAAGATAAACGTGATTGATACCCCTGGTATCGATATTAACTGTG AAACAGAAGCAGAGATTTTAGGTTCTTGTGCTGATACTAAATTTACTGAGGGGATTATCAATATGGTTGGGGATGGTATTCATGCATTTCTAGTGGTCTTGTCAATTCGTAGTCGGTTTTCAACAGAGGAAGAAGCTGTGATAAGGAGCCTGCTGAAACTTTTTGGAGGAAAAATTTGTAATTACATGATATTTGTTTTCACTGGTGGTGATCTACTTGAGAAGGATGATGAGACTTTGCAAGGTTTCTTACATGACTGTCCTGAAAAGTTAAAG GAATTCTTAAGGCTGTGTGAGAATCGGTGTGTTCTTTTTGATAACAAGACAGAAGATCAAACAAAAAGATCAGATCAAGTAGAGAAACTTTTTTCAGTTGTAGACATAATGTCAAGAAAGAATGATTGGAAACTATACACCATTGAGATGTTCACAGAATGGAAG AAAGAAACTATGGAACAAGCTGAAAATTCTCAAGCCTTGAAGGAGTCCAAGCAATTTAACGAACTGGAAGTATCAATGCGGACAGATCCGATGCATAATGGGCAGTTGAAGCGAATAATTGAAATG GTTGAGCCGAAAATGAATGAGAGAACTTTAAGTCTTGAACGACAATTGGCAGAAGAGCGGGCTGCACGGTTGAAGGCTGAAGAGGATGCTACAGTCGCTCAACAGAAATCAGATGAGGAGATTCGTTATATAAGAGAACAGATAGAAATCGCCACGAAGAGTCGGAGGGCTCTACGCAATCTCTCTGAGATCAAGAATGCCTTATGTGTTATCTTGTGA
- the LOC110902671 gene encoding immune-associated nucleotide-binding protein 9 isoform X2 — MEGSSFEGDCEFYSPQTIVLVGRKGNGKSATGNNILGTKLFRSERSSSVVTTTCESKSTTLKDCRKINVIDTPGIDINCEAEILGSCADTKFTEGIINMVGDGIHAFLVVLSIRSRFSTEEEAVIRSLLKLFGGKICNYMIFVFTGGDLLEKDDETLQGFLHDCPEKLKEFLRLCENRCVLFDNKTEDQTKRSDQVEKLFSVVDIMSRKNDWKLYTIEMFTEWKKETMEQAENSQALKESKQFNELEVSMRTDPMHNGQLKRIIEMVEPKMNERTLSLERQLAEERAARLKAEEDATVAQQKSDEEIRYIREQIEIATKSRRALRNLSEIKNALCVIL; from the exons ATGGAGGGAAGTTCATTCGAGGGCGATTGCGAGTTCTATTCTCCACAAACTATTGTCTTAGTTGGAAGAAAGGGTAATGGGAAAAGCGCAACGGGAAACAATATTCTTGGAACAAAACTATTTAGATCTGAGCGTAGTTCATCTGTTGTAACAACTACCTGTGAGTCGAAATCAACAACATTGAAAGACTGCCGGAAGATAAACGTGATTGATACCCCTGGTATCGATATTAACTGTG AAGCAGAGATTTTAGGTTCTTGTGCTGATACTAAATTTACTGAGGGGATTATCAATATGGTTGGGGATGGTATTCATGCATTTCTAGTGGTCTTGTCAATTCGTAGTCGGTTTTCAACAGAGGAAGAAGCTGTGATAAGGAGCCTGCTGAAACTTTTTGGAGGAAAAATTTGTAATTACATGATATTTGTTTTCACTGGTGGTGATCTACTTGAGAAGGATGATGAGACTTTGCAAGGTTTCTTACATGACTGTCCTGAAAAGTTAAAG GAATTCTTAAGGCTGTGTGAGAATCGGTGTGTTCTTTTTGATAACAAGACAGAAGATCAAACAAAAAGATCAGATCAAGTAGAGAAACTTTTTTCAGTTGTAGACATAATGTCAAGAAAGAATGATTGGAAACTATACACCATTGAGATGTTCACAGAATGGAAG AAAGAAACTATGGAACAAGCTGAAAATTCTCAAGCCTTGAAGGAGTCCAAGCAATTTAACGAACTGGAAGTATCAATGCGGACAGATCCGATGCATAATGGGCAGTTGAAGCGAATAATTGAAATG GTTGAGCCGAAAATGAATGAGAGAACTTTAAGTCTTGAACGACAATTGGCAGAAGAGCGGGCTGCACGGTTGAAGGCTGAAGAGGATGCTACAGTCGCTCAACAGAAATCAGATGAGGAGATTCGTTATATAAGAGAACAGATAGAAATCGCCACGAAGAGTCGGAGGGCTCTACGCAATCTCTCTGAGATCAAGAATGCCTTATGTGTTATCTTGTGA